The following DNA comes from Nocardioides panzhihuensis.
CGACGACCCGGTTGCCGAGTGCCATGAGGGTGTGCTTGAGGCGGTTGCCGGTGTGGCTCTGCAGGTTCGTGGCGGCGTAGCCCGGGTGGGCGGCGTACGCCCGGATCCCGGTGCCCTCCAGGCGTCGCAGCAGCTCGAGGGTGAAGAGCAGGTTGGAGATCTTCGACTGCCCGTAGGCCTTCTGCGGCTGGTAGTCGCGTCGCTCCCAATTGAGGTCGTCGAGGTCGAAGCCGCCCCAGCGGTGGGCCGAGGAGGCGACGGTGACGACGCGGTCGGTGATGTGGGGGAGCAGCAGGTTGGTGAGCGCGAAGTGCCCCAGGTGGTTGGTGGCGAGCTGGCTCTCGTAGCCGTCGGTCGTGAGACGCTTCGGCACCATCATGATCCCGGCGTTGTTGATGAGTACGTCGATCTCTCCGGTCCACGCGTCGGCGAACTGTCGCACCGAGCCGAGGTCGGCGAGGTCGAGCGACCGCACCTCGGTCTTGCCGCCGATCGTGGCAGCCACCTCCTCGCCGACGGCGACGTTGCGTACGGCCAGGACGACGTGAGCTCCCTTCGCGCTGAGCTCGGTGGCGACGATGCGGCCCAGGCCGCTGGTCGCGCCGGTGACGATCACGGTGCGGCCCTCGAAGGACGGCAGTCGTTGGGAAGTCCACTTCTGTTCGTTCATGGGTTCAATCTAGACGCTGACAAGAATCTTGACAATGACAATATCAGTCAAATCTCGATAGGGTGTGCCCTGATGACCGAGACGATGCCCCGCTACCACCACGGCGATCTGCGCGCCGCGGTGCTCCGCCGAGCGGAGGAGGTGCTGCGCGAGTCGGGCACCGATGCGCTCTCGCTACGCGGCATCGCCCGCGATCTGGGCGTGAGCCACGCCGCGCCGAGCGCCCACTTCCGCGACAAGAACGCGCTCTTCGACGCGCTCGCGGTCGTCGGATTCCGGCGGCTGGGCGAAGTGACGGACGCCGCGCTAGCCACCCGCGGCTCGTTGACCGACGACCTGGTCGCCTTCGCCTCGGCCTACCTCGGGTTCGCCACCGACAACCCCGCGCTGCTCTCGGTGATGTTCGCGCGCAAGCACAGCGAGACCGCCGGCGCCGAGATCGCCGGGGCCGTCGCCGCCGCCTTCGCCCATCCCACCGCCCTGCTCACCGACGGCCAGGTCCGTGGTGAGGTCGCCGACGGCGACCCCGAGGTCATCGGGGTCACCGTCCTGGCGGCGCTCCAGGGTCTGGCCACCTTCGTCGGCTCCGGCTTCGTGACGCCCGAGCAGTCGCAGGGGATGGTGCGCGACGTC
Coding sequences within:
- a CDS encoding oxidoreductase, yielding MNEQKWTSQRLPSFEGRTVIVTGATSGLGRIVATELSAKGAHVVLAVRNVAVGEEVAATIGGKTEVRSLDLADLGSVRQFADAWTGEIDVLINNAGIMMVPKRLTTDGYESQLATNHLGHFALTNLLLPHITDRVVTVASSAHRWGGFDLDDLNWERRDYQPQKAYGQSKISNLLFTLELLRRLEGTGIRAYAAHPGYAATNLQSHTGNRLKHTLMALGNRVVAQSAEAGALPTLYAASQDLPAGSYVGPDGFGEYRGSPTLVGRTAIASDPDLARKLWTESEAMTGVSWPM
- a CDS encoding TetR/AcrR family transcriptional regulator, which codes for MTETMPRYHHGDLRAAVLRRAEEVLRESGTDALSLRGIARDLGVSHAAPSAHFRDKNALFDALAVVGFRRLGEVTDAALATRGSLTDDLVAFASAYLGFATDNPALLSVMFARKHSETAGAEIAGAVAAAFAHPTALLTDGQVRGEVADGDPEVIGVTVLAALQGLATFVGSGFVTPEQSQGMVRDVVETLMRGLAR